The Candidatus Binatia bacterium nucleotide sequence ACGTCCACCAGACGCTTGACCATCGCATTCCGATCCCGGTACGCACTACGAGTCTTCGCGGGCGGCAATGCGAATGGGATCGTCCGGCAATCGTCCACCACGTGCGACCGTGATCGTAGCCACCTACGAGAACCCCGCCGCTCTGTCTCTCGTGTTCGCTGGGCTCGCCCGACAGACCACCCCGGACTTCGAGATCGTCGTCGCCGACGATGGGAGCGGCGACACGACGCGCGATCTCGTGTCGACCTTCGCACGCGGGAGCCGCCTGCTGGTTCACCACACGTGGCACGCAGACGAGGGTCTCCAGAAGGGCCGGATCGTCAACCGCGCACTGCTCGACGCCAGGTCGGACTACGTGATCTTTCTCGACGGCGACTGCATTCCCGGACCGACGTTCGTTCAAGCCCACCTCGCGATCGCCCGGCCGGGCGCCTACCTCTCCGGCGGCTGCGTCCTGCTGTCCTCCGACGCGAGCCACACCCTCCGTCCCGACCTCATCGAAAACGGTGCGCTCGACGGACTCCGGGCCTGCCGACCCGGAAATCGGCGATCACGCCGGCTGGCCGTCTTCGGCATCCCGCCCCTGAGTGCCCTCCTCGACCGACGGTTCGCACGGCACCCCGTGGGCTTCCACGGGGGAAACGCCTCGACGTGGCGTGCGGATCTGGTGGAGATCGGCGGGTTCGACGAGCGTCTCCGACGCTTCGAGGACAAGGACATCGGGCACCGACTGCGACTTCGCGGCTTCCGGGGCGAATCCGTCCGCTACCGGATTCCGACGTGGCACGTGCACCATGAACGGCCGTACGTGGATCAGGCGATGCGCGACGAGAGCCGGGCACTGTTCGAAGCGAACGTCGCGAGCGGAGAGCGACGCACGCACCACGGTCTCGCACCCGCCGTCGATGCTGGTACAAGGGCGCCATGAGCGAGGGAACGAGCGCCGGACGCGGCGGATTTCAAACGGACCTCGGCTTCGTACTCGCCGCCGCCGGCAGCGCGGTGGGGTTGGGCAACATCTGGAAGTTCCCGTACATCACCGGCGAGTATGGAGGTGGCGCCTTCGTCCTAGTCTACCTGGGGTGCATCGCGCTGGTCGGACTTCCCCTTCTCTACGCCGAGATGATCATCGGGCGGCGCGGCGGCAAGGATGTGCTCGACAGCATGAGCACGCTCACCGCTCAGACCGGCATGCCCGGCGCACTCGCCAGCTGGGGCGTCGGACTGCTCGCCGTCGGCTCCGGATTCTTCATCCTCTCGTTCTACGCGGTCGTCGCGGGCTGG carries:
- a CDS encoding glycosyltransferase, with product MGSSGNRPPRATVIVATYENPAALSLVFAGLARQTTPDFEIVVADDGSGDTTRDLVSTFARGSRLLVHHTWHADEGLQKGRIVNRALLDARSDYVIFLDGDCIPGPTFVQAHLAIARPGAYLSGGCVLLSSDASHTLRPDLIENGALDGLRACRPGNRRSRRLAVFGIPPLSALLDRRFARHPVGFHGGNASTWRADLVEIGGFDERLRRFEDKDIGHRLRLRGFRGESVRYRIPTWHVHHERPYVDQAMRDESRALFEANVASGERRTHHGLAPAVDAGTRAP